Proteins encoded in a region of the Panthera tigris isolate Pti1 chromosome B2, P.tigris_Pti1_mat1.1, whole genome shotgun sequence genome:
- the FLOT1 gene encoding flotillin-1, with amino-acid sequence MFFTCGPNEAMVVSGFCRSPPVMVAGGRVFVLPCIQQIQRISLNTLTLNVKSEKVYTRHGVPISVTGIAQVKIQGQNKEMLAAACQMFLGKTEAEIAHIALETLEGHQRAIMAHMTVEEIYKDRQKFSEQVFKVASSDLVNMGISVVSYTLKDIHDDQDYLHSLGKARTAQVQKDARIGEAEAKRDAGIREAKAKQEKVSAQYLSEIEMAKAQRDYELKKAAYDIEVNTRRAQADLAYQLQVAKTKQQIEEQRVQVQVVERAQQVAVQEQEIARREKELEARVRKPAEAERYKLERLAEAEKSQLIMQAEAEAESVRMRGEAEAFAIGARARAEAEQMAKKAEAFQLYQEAAQLDMLLEKLPQVAEEISGPLTSAKKITLVSSGGGAMGAAKVTGEVLDILSRLPESVERLTGVSISQVNHKPLRTA; translated from the exons ATGTTTTTCACCTGTGGCCCAAATGAGGCCATGGTGGTCTCCG GTTTCTGCAGAAGCCCCCCAGTCATGGTAGCTGGAGGGCGTGTTTTTGTTCTGCCCTGCATCCAGCAAATCCAGAG GATCTCTCTCAACACACTGACCCTCAATGTCAAGAGTGAAAAGGTTTACACTCGCCATGGGGTCCCCATCTCAGTCACTGGCATTGCCCAG GTGAAAATCCAGGGGCAGAACAAGGAGATGTTGGCAGCTGCCTGCCAGATGTTCCTGGGGAAGACAGAGGCTGAGATTGCCCATATTGCACTGGAGACTCTGGAGGGCCACCAGAGGGCTATCATGGCCCACATGACTGTGGAG GAAATCTATAAGGACAGGCAGAAATTCTCAGAGCAAGTTTTCAAAGTGGCCTCCTCAGACCTGGTCAACATGGGCATCAGTGTGGTTAGCTATACCCTGAAGGACATTCATGATGATCAG GATTATTTGCACTCTTTAGGGAAGGCTCGAACCGCTCAAGTCCAAAAAGATGCTCGGATTGGGGAAGCAGAAGCCAAAAGAGATGCTGGGATCCGG GAGGCCAAAGCCAAGCAGGAAAAGGTGTCTGCTCAGTACCTGAGTGAGATCGAGATGGCCAAAGCACAGAGAGACTATGAGCTAAAGAAGGCTGCATATGACATCGAGGTCAACACCCGCCGAGCACAGGCTGACTTGGCCTATCAGCTTCAG GTGGCCAAGACTAAGCAGCAGATCGAGGAGCAGCGGGTACAGGTGCAGGTGGTGGAGCGGGCCCAGCAGGTGGCAGTGCAGGAACAGGAGATCGCCCGCCGAGAGAAGGAGCTGGAGGCCCGAGTTCGGAAGCCAGCCGAGGCTGAGCGCTACAAGCTGGAGCGCCTAGCTGAGGCAGAGAA GTCTCAACTGATTATGCAGGCTGAGGCAGAAGCTGAATCTGTGAGG ATGCGTGGGGAGGCTGAGGCCTTTGCCATAGGGGCTCGAGCCCGGGCCGAGGCTGAGCAGATGGCCAAGAAAGCGGAAGCATTCCAGCTGTACCAGGAGGCTGCTCAGCTGGACATGCTGCTGGAGAAGCTGCCCCAG GTAGCAGAGGAGATCAGTGGTCCCTTGACCTCTGCCAAAAAGATCACACTGGTGTCCAGTGGAGGCGGGGCCATGGGGGCGGCCAAAGTGACGGGGGAAGTACTGGACATACTGAGCCGCTTGCCAGAGAGCGTGGAAAGACTCACAGGCGTCAGCATCTCCCAG GTTAACCACAAGCCTTTGCGAACAGCTTGA
- the IER3 gene encoding radiation-inducible immediate-early gene IEX-1, whose amino-acid sequence MCHSRSSLPTMTVLRAPSPVSSTSPGPRRGSGPEIFTFDPLPEPAVAPAARPSASRGHRKRSRRVLYPRVVRRQLPVEDPNPAKRLLFLLLTVIFCQILMAEEGVPAPLAPEDTSSGASATPTPAPPVLESLNLTSEPSDYALDLSTFLQQHPAAF is encoded by the exons atGTGTCACTCTCgcagctccctccccaccatgaCCGTTCTGCGGGCCCCATCCCCTGTCTCCTCCACCAGCCCCGGACCCCGGCGGGGATCTGGTCCTGAGATCTTCACCTTCGACCCTCTTCCGGAGCCCGCGGTGGCCCCTGCCGCGCGCCCCAGCGCCTCCCGCGGGCATCGAAAGCGCAGCCGTAGGGTCCTGTACCCACGAGTG GTCCGGCGCCAGCTGCCAGTCGAGGATCCGAACCCTGCCAAAAGgctcctttttcttctgcttaccgTCATCTTCTGCCAGATCCTGATGGCTGAAGAGGGTGTGCCGGCACCCTTGGCTCCAGAGGACACCTCCAGCGGCGCATCCGCCACGCCCACCCCTGCGCCCCCGGTCCTCGAGTCCCTTAATCTGACCTCTGAGCCCTCGGACTACGCTCTGGACCTCAGCACATTTCTCCAGCAACACCCGGCCGCCTTCTAA